From Nonlabens sp. Ci31, the proteins below share one genomic window:
- a CDS encoding DUF3820 family protein, with translation MEEPLFDHNLLIEMAWYKMPFGTHKGKFLSELPESYYIWFRRQGFPTGKLGNYMTSVYDMKVNGIEDILREIRRNTVNDRPVF, from the coding sequence ATGGAAGAACCACTTTTTGATCACAACCTACTCATAGAGATGGCATGGTATAAAATGCCTTTCGGGACTCATAAAGGAAAGTTTTTAAGTGAATTGCCAGAGTCGTATTACATCTGGTTCAGAAGGCAAGGTTTTCCTACGGGTAAATTGGGTAATTATATGACCAGTGTTTACGATATGAAAGTCAACGGGATAGAAGATATTCTAAGAGAAATACGCAGGAACACCGTTAATGACAGACCGGTTTTTTAA
- the yihA gene encoding ribosome biogenesis GTP-binding protein YihA/YsxC, producing MNITSAEFIISNQDVSKCPNSGIPEYAFIGRSNVGKSSLINMLVNQKSLAKTSGRPGKTQLINHFLINKSWHLVDLPGYGYARVSKSSKAKFQKFITKYFEKREQLVSGFVLVDVRHDPQPIDVEFMEWLGESEIPFSIIFTKADKLKPKALERNVDAYKKYLLEGIWEEMPPYFITSASNNQGKEELLSYIGGINETIN from the coding sequence ATGAATATTACGAGCGCAGAATTTATTATATCTAATCAAGACGTATCCAAATGTCCCAATTCTGGTATTCCAGAATATGCCTTTATAGGCAGGTCTAACGTAGGTAAGTCTTCATTAATCAACATGTTAGTGAATCAAAAAAGTCTTGCCAAAACTTCTGGAAGACCCGGTAAAACGCAGTTGATCAATCACTTTTTGATCAATAAATCATGGCATCTGGTCGATTTACCAGGTTATGGTTATGCACGAGTTTCCAAATCTAGTAAAGCTAAATTTCAAAAATTTATAACGAAGTATTTTGAGAAACGCGAGCAGTTGGTATCGGGATTTGTGTTAGTAGACGTAAGACATGATCCACAACCTATAGATGTAGAATTTATGGAATGGCTAGGCGAGAGTGAAATTCCTTTTAGCATCATTTTTACCAAAGCAGATAAATTAAAACCCAAAGCATTAGAACGCAATGTGGATGCTTACAAAAAGTATTTACTGGAAGGAATATGGGAAGAAATGCCTCCTTATTTTATCACCAGTGCTTCTAACAATCAAGGTAAAGAGGAGTTGTTGAGCTATATAGGTGGTATTAATGAGACGATTAATTAA